Proteins from one Verrucomicrobiota bacterium genomic window:
- a CDS encoding transporter yields the protein MALVLASSLCGALVTHAYDLPAVNLGVTSFLDGGPPAGPGFYFTEYGQYYTSHQLNDAHGKSMGLPGADLDVGVSLSQFIYQSDQKVFLDGKWGMDVIVPVVSAHISFDAPIPLRANGTGLGDVVVGPFIQWDPIMGKNGPLFMHRIELQCITPTGKYDRNYAINPGSGYFSFNPYWSGTLFVTPKFTVSTRVHYLWNDSTTDPNIPGATKLQAGQAVHLNFAMDYELIEKHLRAGANLYYLKQFTDSHVYGVNTADRRERVLGVGPGAIYSFNQNNHLFLNAYFEPVADNRPEGMRFVLRYVHHF from the coding sequence ATGGCGCTTGTTCTGGCTTCAAGCTTATGCGGTGCCTTGGTCACTCACGCTTATGATTTACCCGCCGTGAATCTTGGCGTTACCAGCTTCCTGGATGGCGGCCCGCCGGCCGGGCCGGGTTTTTATTTTACCGAATACGGGCAGTATTACACCTCGCATCAACTCAATGATGCCCACGGGAAATCCATGGGGTTGCCGGGCGCCGACCTGGATGTCGGGGTCAGTCTGAGCCAGTTCATCTATCAATCGGATCAAAAAGTATTTTTGGACGGCAAATGGGGTATGGACGTGATTGTGCCGGTGGTCAGCGCCCACATCTCGTTTGACGCGCCCATCCCGTTGCGCGCCAATGGCACCGGCTTGGGTGACGTGGTGGTGGGTCCATTCATACAATGGGATCCCATTATGGGCAAGAATGGCCCGTTGTTTATGCATCGGATCGAGCTGCAATGCATCACGCCGACGGGCAAATATGATCGAAACTACGCGATCAATCCGGGCAGTGGTTATTTTTCGTTCAATCCGTATTGGTCGGGCACGCTGTTTGTCACGCCCAAGTTCACCGTCTCCACGCGGGTGCATTACCTGTGGAATGACAGCACCACGGATCCCAACATCCCCGGTGCCACCAAGCTTCAAGCCGGGCAGGCGGTTCATTTGAACTTTGCCATGGATTATGAACTCATCGAGAAGCATCTGCGGGCGGGAGCAAACCTGTACTATTTAAAGCAGTTCACGGATAGCCATGTGTATGGCGTCAACACCGCGGATCGCCGGGAGCGGGTGTTAGGCGTGGGTCCGGGAGCGATTTATAGCTTTAACCAGAACAACCATCTCTTTCTCAACGCGTATTTTGAACCAGTGGCCGATAACCGCCCTGAAGGAATGCGTTTTGTGTTGCGTTACGTCCATCATTTCTAA
- a CDS encoding sulfatase, translated as MKPASCLCLAVVTLMAAVWILVPTATSAADPARPNVVIIFTDDQGYADVGVFGAKGFKTPHLDHLASEGCIFRNFHVAQPVCSASRAGLLTGCYPNRIGIHGALGPGSKTGISDSELTLAQLMKQRGYATGMFGKWHLGDRPQFLPMRHGFDEYFGLPYSNDMWPLHPSLVDLPPNSPARKRGYPDLPMYEGDKIVITNVQHAEQNQLTTWYTEHAVKFIEQNKVHPFLLYVAHNMPHVPLHVSDKFRGKTELGLYGDVIAEIDWSVGEIVAALKRHGLEENTWVIFTSDNGPWLSYGNHAGSAYPLREGKGSNWEGGTREPCIMRWPGKIPAGTESRDMLMTIDLLPTIAKRIGAELPKQPIDGLDVWPIISGQPGAKNPHSSYWFYYEVNQLQAVTSGDGRWKLQFPHTYRTLGGKPGGRDGKPAPYEQRKLEQAELYDLVADISETTDLAAKHPEIARQLEAEAEQAREELGDSLTKRIGKGSREPGRAN; from the coding sequence ATGAAGCCTGCATCATGTCTTTGCTTGGCGGTGGTCACCCTCATGGCCGCTGTCTGGATTCTTGTGCCCACCGCCACGTCCGCCGCCGATCCTGCCCGGCCCAACGTGGTCATCATTTTCACGGATGACCAAGGGTATGCCGACGTGGGGGTCTTCGGCGCCAAAGGTTTTAAGACACCCCACCTGGATCACTTGGCATCCGAGGGCTGCATCTTCCGCAATTTCCATGTTGCGCAACCCGTATGTTCCGCCTCGCGCGCGGGGTTGTTGACGGGCTGTTATCCAAACCGGATCGGCATTCACGGAGCCCTCGGGCCGGGCTCGAAAACCGGCATCAGTGATTCGGAACTGACCCTCGCCCAGTTGATGAAGCAGCGCGGGTATGCCACCGGGATGTTCGGCAAATGGCACTTGGGGGATCGCCCCCAATTCCTGCCGATGCGCCACGGGTTTGATGAATATTTCGGGTTGCCGTATTCCAACGACATGTGGCCGCTGCACCCGAGCCTGGTGGATTTGCCGCCCAACTCCCCCGCCCGCAAACGCGGTTATCCCGATCTGCCCATGTATGAGGGGGATAAGATCGTCATCACCAACGTCCAGCACGCGGAACAAAACCAACTCACCACTTGGTACACGGAACACGCGGTGAAATTTATCGAACAAAACAAGGTGCATCCCTTCCTGCTCTACGTGGCGCATAATATGCCGCATGTGCCGTTGCACGTCAGCGACAAGTTTCGGGGTAAAACCGAACTCGGCTTGTATGGCGACGTGATCGCGGAAATTGACTGGTCGGTGGGCGAGATTGTGGCGGCGCTTAAACGCCACGGGTTGGAGGAGAACACCTGGGTTATTTTTACCTCGGACAATGGTCCCTGGCTGAGTTATGGCAACCACGCCGGCTCCGCGTATCCGTTGCGCGAGGGCAAGGGGTCCAACTGGGAAGGCGGCACGCGCGAACCGTGCATCATGCGCTGGCCCGGCAAAATCCCCGCCGGAACAGAATCCCGGGACATGCTGATGACGATTGATCTGTTGCCCACCATCGCGAAGCGGATTGGCGCCGAGTTGCCCAAACAGCCAATTGACGGCCTGGATGTCTGGCCCATCATCAGCGGGCAACCGGGCGCCAAGAACCCGCATTCTTCATACTGGTTTTACTATGAAGTCAACCAACTTCAGGCGGTGACGTCCGGTGATGGCCGCTGGAAACTGCAATTTCCGCACACCTACCGCACCTTGGGCGGTAAACCGGGCGGGCGCGACGGCAAGCCGGCCCCGTACGAACAGCGCAAGCTTGAGCAAGCGGAACTGTACGATCTGGTCGCGGACATCAGCGAGACCACGGACCTGGCCGCCAAGCATCCAGAGATTGCCCGGCAGCTCGAAGCCGAAGCGGAGCAGGCGCGTGAGGAATTGGGCGACTCGCTGACCAAACGCATCGGCAAAGGCAGCCGCGAGCCCGGGCGCGCCAATTAA
- the uvrA gene encoding excinuclease ABC subunit UvrA: MAKTSAGAVIRLRGVRQNNLKHFDLDLPTGRLIVVTGLSGSGKSSLAFDTLFAEGQRRYIETFSPYARQFFDRMDKPAVDSIEGIPPAIAIAQRNTVRTTRSTVGTMTEICDYLKLLWPQVARLHCHQCGELVRKEAPQQIWKTVSASALGQEALITFTLPLAEKLSLEDSLALISKQGYQRLLHAGRTIRLEEAATHLAGQKPGVLTVIQDRLRLSAGNRARLVEACEQAYHFGKGKLTVHILASAGAAADMVETARGWSFSRHLHCAACDIEYRDPSPALFSFNHPLGACPACKGFGRLITVDYNLAIPDRTKTLAGGVIKPWQSGMSAECQEDLMDFCRKRGAPVNVPFCDLEPHWQDWVISGDPGYGKDRDHEWPNAWYGVKGYFRWLESKTYKMHVRVLLSRYRVYTTCPECRGARLKPEALWYRLPMIMPGNGRDNGLVAKGTEAGLTLSDFYRLPLRDALQVMEQLIARHPLEKRDPLQLVLEEVRARIGYLVDVGLGYLTLDRPTRTLSGGETERVNLTTCLGTRLVNTLFVLDEPSVGLHPRDTGRLVRLLERLRDTGNTVVVVEHEASVMRAADQIVDLGPGHGESGGEVVFQGTYAAILKSNRSLTGQYLAGKKQIPVPTRRPVDAATPHLSIQRATCHNLRDLAVDIPLSRFVVITGVSGSGKTTLVREVLLPRLLDMLRPEDAGAVASPAPGGEESQEDTQEGGEAAGLARISGGEHLGRAVLVDQSPLGRTPRSNPAVYIGAFDDLRELFAQTDAARQRGMGASAFSFNSEQGQCARCRGAGFEKIEMQFLSDVFIRCPDCQGRRYRPHVLDVKIPAPGGKTWSIGDLLEATVDETVVFLSGFAESKPARRALTALEYLREVGLGYLRLGQPINTLSGGESQRLKLVSYLAEFARAETRAAKPTLFLFDEPTTGLHFEDVRVLLQVFQKLVDGGHSLVVIEHHLEVMKSADWLIDLGPEAGDEGGRLVACGTPETVMGCAASHTGQALREMMND; the protein is encoded by the coding sequence ATGGCGAAGACATCTGCTGGAGCCGTCATCCGACTGCGTGGCGTCCGGCAAAATAATCTCAAGCATTTCGATCTCGATCTGCCGACGGGCCGGCTCATTGTGGTGACCGGCCTGAGCGGATCGGGCAAGAGTTCGCTTGCCTTTGATACGCTGTTTGCCGAGGGGCAGCGCCGTTACATCGAGACGTTTTCGCCCTATGCGCGCCAGTTTTTTGACCGAATGGATAAGCCGGCGGTGGATAGCATCGAGGGCATCCCCCCCGCCATTGCCATCGCGCAACGCAACACGGTGCGCACCACGCGCTCGACGGTTGGCACCATGACCGAGATTTGCGATTACCTTAAATTACTCTGGCCGCAGGTGGCCCGGTTGCACTGCCATCAATGCGGAGAACTCGTGCGCAAAGAAGCTCCTCAACAAATCTGGAAAACCGTTTCGGCCAGCGCGCTGGGCCAGGAAGCGCTGATTACCTTTACCCTGCCGCTCGCGGAAAAGTTGTCTTTGGAGGATTCGCTGGCGCTAATCAGTAAGCAGGGGTATCAGCGTTTGTTGCACGCGGGGCGGACCATCCGGCTGGAGGAGGCCGCCACCCATCTGGCCGGGCAGAAGCCTGGGGTTTTGACGGTTATTCAGGATCGTCTGCGGTTGTCGGCCGGTAATCGCGCGCGGTTGGTTGAGGCGTGCGAACAGGCGTATCATTTTGGCAAAGGCAAGCTGACGGTACATATTCTGGCATCTGCTGGTGCGGCTGCGGACATGGTGGAAACGGCGCGCGGGTGGTCGTTCTCGCGGCATTTGCACTGTGCGGCCTGTGATATTGAGTATCGCGATCCTTCTCCGGCGCTGTTCAGCTTTAATCATCCCCTTGGCGCTTGTCCGGCCTGCAAAGGTTTTGGACGCCTGATCACGGTGGATTATAATTTGGCAATCCCGGATCGCACCAAGACACTGGCGGGCGGAGTCATCAAGCCATGGCAAAGCGGCATGAGTGCGGAGTGTCAGGAGGATTTGATGGATTTTTGCCGCAAACGAGGCGCGCCCGTGAATGTGCCGTTTTGTGACTTGGAGCCGCACTGGCAGGATTGGGTAATTAGTGGCGATCCCGGTTATGGAAAAGATCGCGACCATGAGTGGCCCAACGCCTGGTATGGGGTGAAGGGCTACTTTCGCTGGCTGGAATCCAAAACCTATAAGATGCATGTGCGAGTGCTGCTCTCCCGTTACCGGGTTTATACCACGTGCCCGGAATGCCGGGGCGCGCGTCTTAAACCCGAGGCGCTCTGGTACCGGCTGCCCATGATTATGCCGGGTAACGGCCGGGATAACGGGTTGGTTGCGAAGGGGACTGAGGCGGGCCTTACGCTTTCGGATTTTTATCGTCTGCCATTGCGAGACGCGTTGCAGGTGATGGAACAGTTGATCGCCCGGCATCCATTGGAAAAGCGCGACCCGTTGCAATTGGTGCTGGAGGAAGTTCGTGCCCGGATTGGCTATCTGGTGGATGTGGGGCTGGGCTACCTTACCCTGGACCGGCCCACCCGTACTCTGTCCGGTGGGGAAACCGAGCGGGTGAACCTGACCACCTGTCTCGGCACGCGCTTGGTGAACACCCTGTTTGTGCTGGATGAACCCAGCGTGGGGTTGCACCCGCGCGATACGGGGCGCTTGGTGCGTTTGCTCGAACGGTTGCGCGATACGGGTAACACCGTGGTGGTGGTCGAGCATGAAGCCAGCGTCATGCGCGCGGCAGACCAGATTGTGGATCTGGGACCGGGGCACGGAGAAAGCGGCGGTGAAGTGGTTTTTCAGGGAACTTACGCGGCCATTCTGAAGTCCAACCGTTCGCTGACCGGACAATACCTGGCGGGGAAAAAGCAAATCCCGGTACCGACACGGCGTCCGGTGGATGCCGCCACCCCGCACTTGTCCATTCAGCGGGCCACGTGCCACAACTTGCGGGATCTGGCGGTGGATATTCCCTTAAGCCGATTCGTGGTCATCACGGGGGTCAGTGGTTCGGGCAAAACCACATTGGTCCGCGAAGTGCTTTTGCCACGCTTGCTGGACATGTTACGACCGGAAGACGCGGGGGCGGTGGCATCGCCCGCGCCCGGCGGCGAGGAATCGCAGGAGGATACCCAAGAGGGTGGTGAAGCCGCCGGGCTGGCCCGGATTTCCGGCGGTGAACATTTGGGCCGCGCCGTGTTGGTGGACCAATCGCCGTTGGGCCGCACGCCGCGCTCGAATCCAGCCGTGTACATCGGCGCCTTTGATGATTTGCGCGAGTTGTTTGCACAAACGGACGCCGCCCGTCAACGCGGCATGGGAGCCAGCGCATTCAGCTTCAACTCGGAACAAGGACAATGCGCGCGCTGCCGTGGCGCGGGTTTCGAGAAAATCGAAATGCAGTTTCTGAGCGATGTGTTCATCCGCTGTCCGGATTGCCAGGGGCGGCGGTACCGGCCGCATGTGTTGGACGTAAAAATTCCCGCGCCCGGCGGTAAAACCTGGAGCATCGGTGATTTACTGGAGGCAACGGTGGATGAAACGGTGGTCTTCCTGAGTGGCTTTGCGGAATCCAAACCTGCCCGGCGCGCCCTGACGGCGTTGGAGTATTTGCGCGAAGTGGGATTGGGTTATCTGCGCTTGGGCCAGCCCATCAACACGCTGTCGGGCGGAGAAAGCCAGCGGCTCAAACTGGTCAGTTATCTGGCGGAGTTCGCCCGCGCGGAAACGCGGGCAGCCAAACCCACCCTGTTCCTCTTCGATGAACCGACCACCGGTCTGCATTTTGAGGATGTGCGGGTGTTGCTGCAGGTGTTCCAAAAGCTGGTGGATGGCGGTCACTCGCTCGTGGTCATCGAGCATCACCTGGAAGTCATGAAATCTGCGGATTGGTTGATTGACCTGGGGCCGGAAGCGGGTGATGAAGGAGGCCGACTGGTCGCCTGCGGCACGCCAGAAACGGTGATGGGTTGCGCGGCCAGTCACACCGGCCAGGCGTTGCGGGAAATGATGAATGATTGA
- a CDS encoding HAD family hydrolase encodes MDSRSTTLTKAIFLDRDGTIIQDCHYLKSPEQVVLLPGAARALKRLQDAGFRLILVTNQSGVGRGYFTMEDVAHVQAHLEALLKAEGVCLTGCYVAPEAPDQPSRGRKPSPQFLLDARDTYRLDLTQCYMIGDKLLDLECGWNAGVGRSILVRTGYGAELERKQADQLRDAWVVDDLTAAAERIVANG; translated from the coding sequence ATGGACTCAAGGTCAACAACGCTCACCAAGGCCATCTTCCTTGATCGTGACGGCACGATCATCCAGGACTGCCATTATCTGAAGTCCCCGGAGCAGGTTGTACTGCTGCCGGGTGCGGCACGCGCATTGAAACGGTTGCAGGACGCCGGTTTCCGGCTCATCCTCGTCACCAACCAATCCGGCGTGGGCCGCGGCTACTTCACCATGGAAGACGTCGCCCATGTGCAAGCGCACCTGGAAGCCCTGCTGAAGGCGGAAGGTGTGTGCCTCACCGGCTGCTACGTCGCGCCGGAAGCGCCCGACCAGCCCAGCCGGGGACGGAAACCCTCCCCACAATTTCTCCTGGATGCGCGGGACACCTATCGCCTTGACCTGACGCAATGTTACATGATCGGGGACAAGCTGCTCGACCTCGAATGCGGTTGGAACGCCGGCGTGGGGCGCAGCATTCTCGTCCGCACCGGCTACGGCGCGGAACTGGAACGAAAACAGGCGGATCAACTGCGCGATGCCTGGGTGGTGGATGATCTGACGGCGGCCGCAGAGCGGATTGTGGCAAATGGATGA
- a CDS encoding DNA translocase FtsK, with the protein MARKEKEAQESPHARGFAEIIGISLIAAAMLLMVAQWSYDRWDVSAVRIPPNSPPHNWIGSAGAWVAFGSFRMLGAAAFVMPLLLLFFGLGYLWDHMAYLRRRWWSWIAGLVLLVCCTGLLDLYTNEKLLQNIINNERTASPGFLENLAYNLAAPSAGGMVGNILNHTIFGVFGKFGATVIFLLLYVISLYFLTNFQLGHWVRAAINRPADAEEEETFEGMTEEEKALARKAKSLEKQARKLQDELDKSKGQRTADKAAAKESREALAAGRAEDGKPGLGADLQPVPEPMIRDLSIPQAKPQPKQDPKAASEGAPEKPGENVVPAASSEDILGKGAANLKRGKKEAKEEPQITIVPAKLEPAAPKESPVEEENPFAAKPEPEAEDKEKDAALAAAAPANEAASAVSPSLPNRPKPIPKKPKKVAVASTPMIGDYQLPTMEFLQLPDTTLKPTETKEELMASAVLMKNTLAQFDIEVSIGDITKGPTITRYELHPAPGVKLEKIAALQNNISAALKAERIHVLAPIPGKSSVGVEVPNLIKTKVIMRDILESEEWQNSKARIPLALGKDVYGRPMIADLGDMPHLLIAGATGSGKSVCVNCIVASLLYRFRPDELRFVLIDPKVVEMQQYNSLPHLVVPVVTDPKKVILALRWVVNEMEKRYKIFAKVGVRNIKSFNERPRNKPLPPQEPELPLLARKERIEPNSDGFAVEVDEEIVVPREDDIVIPDKLSYIVVIIDELADLMLVAPADVEMAIARITQMARAAGIHCIVATQRPSVDVITGVIKANIPARIAFQVASRVDSRTILDAMGADKLLGKGDMLYLPPGSAKLIRAQGALITDQELTGIVDFISKQGKPSYEMEIHQQLQKPVSALDADAEGSNEDEDLIEQCIEVIRSEQKASVSLLQRRLKLGYGRAARIMDELERRGIVGPSKGAEPRDILIDLDGGGADGAGVDTGSSA; encoded by the coding sequence ATGGCGCGCAAAGAGAAAGAAGCTCAGGAGTCGCCGCACGCGAGGGGATTTGCCGAAATCATCGGCATCTCGCTGATCGCTGCGGCCATGCTCCTCATGGTGGCCCAGTGGTCGTATGACCGCTGGGATGTGAGCGCCGTGCGCATTCCTCCCAATTCCCCGCCGCACAATTGGATCGGTTCGGCGGGCGCGTGGGTGGCCTTCGGATCGTTTCGGATGCTGGGCGCAGCGGCGTTCGTGATGCCCCTGTTGCTGTTATTTTTTGGCCTTGGGTATCTCTGGGATCACATGGCGTACCTGCGCCGTCGCTGGTGGTCATGGATCGCCGGATTGGTGCTTTTGGTCTGCTGTACGGGTTTGCTGGACCTGTACACGAATGAAAAGCTCCTGCAGAACATCATCAACAATGAACGAACCGCCTCGCCTGGCTTCCTCGAAAACCTGGCCTACAACCTGGCCGCGCCCAGTGCCGGGGGCATGGTGGGTAACATTCTCAACCACACCATCTTTGGGGTGTTCGGCAAGTTTGGCGCGACCGTCATCTTCCTGTTGCTCTATGTGATCAGCCTGTATTTCCTGACCAATTTCCAACTGGGCCATTGGGTGCGCGCGGCCATCAACCGTCCGGCTGACGCCGAAGAAGAGGAAACGTTTGAAGGCATGACCGAGGAAGAAAAAGCCCTGGCCCGCAAAGCCAAGTCACTGGAGAAACAGGCCCGGAAATTGCAAGATGAACTGGATAAATCCAAGGGGCAGAGGACCGCCGATAAAGCCGCCGCAAAAGAGTCTCGGGAAGCGCTGGCGGCCGGGCGGGCTGAAGATGGCAAACCGGGATTGGGTGCGGATTTGCAGCCGGTGCCGGAACCGATGATCCGCGACCTCAGCATCCCCCAGGCCAAGCCGCAACCAAAACAAGACCCCAAAGCCGCCAGCGAAGGCGCGCCGGAAAAACCGGGGGAAAACGTGGTGCCAGCGGCCAGCAGCGAGGACATTCTGGGCAAGGGTGCCGCCAATCTCAAGCGCGGCAAGAAAGAAGCCAAGGAAGAGCCGCAGATTACCATCGTCCCGGCCAAGTTGGAACCCGCCGCGCCCAAAGAAAGTCCCGTCGAGGAGGAAAATCCGTTTGCCGCCAAACCGGAACCGGAGGCGGAGGACAAGGAAAAAGACGCCGCCCTGGCCGCTGCCGCACCAGCCAATGAGGCGGCCTCTGCGGTGTCGCCATCCCTTCCAAACCGACCCAAACCGATTCCGAAAAAGCCCAAGAAAGTGGCCGTGGCCTCGACCCCAATGATTGGCGATTACCAGTTGCCAACCATGGAGTTCCTGCAACTGCCGGATACCACCCTCAAGCCCACGGAAACCAAGGAAGAGCTGATGGCCAGCGCCGTGTTGATGAAGAACACGCTGGCGCAGTTTGATATCGAAGTTTCCATCGGCGACATCACCAAGGGGCCCACCATCACCCGCTACGAACTGCATCCCGCCCCGGGGGTGAAGCTCGAAAAAATCGCCGCGCTGCAAAATAACATTTCCGCCGCGCTCAAGGCGGAGCGCATTCATGTGCTGGCACCCATTCCCGGCAAGAGCAGCGTGGGCGTGGAAGTGCCCAACCTCATCAAGACCAAGGTGATCATGCGCGATATCCTCGAGTCTGAGGAGTGGCAAAATTCCAAGGCGCGCATTCCGCTGGCGCTGGGCAAGGACGTCTATGGCCGCCCGATGATCGCGGACCTCGGGGATATGCCGCACTTGCTGATCGCCGGGGCCACGGGTTCCGGCAAATCAGTGTGCGTGAACTGCATTGTCGCCTCGCTGCTGTACCGCTTCCGTCCGGATGAATTACGCTTTGTGCTGATTGATCCCAAGGTGGTCGAGATGCAGCAATATAACTCGCTACCCCACTTGGTGGTACCGGTGGTTACCGATCCCAAGAAGGTCATCCTGGCCCTGCGCTGGGTGGTAAATGAGATGGAAAAGCGCTACAAGATTTTCGCCAAGGTCGGCGTGCGCAACATCAAGTCCTTCAACGAACGCCCGCGCAACAAGCCGCTCCCGCCACAGGAACCCGAACTGCCCCTCTTAGCGCGCAAGGAACGCATCGAGCCCAACTCGGATGGGTTCGCCGTCGAGGTAGATGAGGAAATTGTGGTGCCGCGCGAGGATGATATCGTCATCCCGGACAAGCTGAGTTACATCGTGGTGATCATTGACGAGTTGGCGGACCTGATGCTCGTGGCTCCGGCAGACGTGGAGATGGCCATCGCGCGCATCACGCAGATGGCGCGCGCGGCGGGCATCCATTGCATCGTGGCCACCCAGCGTCCCAGCGTGGATGTCATCACCGGCGTCATCAAGGCGAACATTCCCGCCCGCATCGCCTTCCAAGTGGCGTCGCGCGTGGATTCGCGCACCATTCTCGATGCGATGGGAGCGGACAAACTGCTGGGCAAAGGCGACATGCTTTACCTGCCGCCCGGCTCGGCCAAACTGATTCGCGCCCAAGGCGCGCTGATCACGGACCAGGAATTGACCGGCATCGTGGACTTCATCAGCAAGCAAGGCAAACCGAGCTACGAGATGGAAATCCATCAGCAATTGCAAAAACCGGTGAGCGCGCTGGATGCCGATGCGGAAGGTTCAAATGAAGATGAGGATCTGATCGAGCAATGCATCGAAGTCATTCGCAGCGAACAAAAAGCCAGCGTGTCGCTCCTCCAGCGCCGCCTCAAGCTCGGCTACGGGCGCGCCGCGCGCATCATGGATGAACTCGAACGCCGGGGCATCGTGGGCCCGAGCAAAGGCGCCGAACCACGCGACATCCTGATTGATTTGGATGGCGGCGGTGCGGATGGTGCGGGTGTGGACACCGGCTCGTCGGCGTAA
- a CDS encoding glycosyl hydrolase family 28-related protein, whose amino-acid sequence MIIRNWHAALVCALLLPGVSAPAAVSELWGDKGEKWSPTSRLPDFSYAGYHCGEAPIPTIPPGVSIKSFGAKGDGIQDDTQAFLNAIAKVESGAIEIPAGRYKITQIIEIRKPNLVLRGADPKNTVLFCPIPLEKIKPNMGMNTGGRPTSNYSWSGGFLSLRGDPRSKMLATVTAEARRGDTLIQVSSTAGFTNGQWVMIAERDTPDNSLATHLYSNDPGNLSKIKGNTRAALVTRIKGIKGGALQLERPLRADLKAIWKPEVLSFIPTVSECGIENLCFEFPVTDYLGHFTELGYNPISLGGVINCWVRNIRIVNADSGLFISGRFNTVDGVVYESHRKADRAGYVGHHGIYLGDGDNLFTHFDYRQKFIHDISVSHGAGNVCSCGQGVDLCFDHHKRAPYENLFTDIDVGAGTRPWMCGGGADLGKHSGARETFWNLRAKKALVYPPSVFGPPSMNLVGVQSDQPSVTDKAGKWHENIQPAQLQPKNLYEAQLARRRGTLNP is encoded by the coding sequence ATGATAATCCGAAACTGGCACGCGGCTCTGGTTTGCGCTTTGCTCCTGCCAGGCGTCAGCGCGCCTGCCGCCGTTTCTGAACTTTGGGGTGACAAGGGTGAAAAGTGGTCGCCGACCAGCCGATTGCCGGATTTCTCGTATGCCGGATACCATTGCGGCGAAGCGCCGATCCCAACCATCCCGCCAGGCGTCAGCATAAAAAGCTTCGGCGCCAAAGGCGACGGAATTCAGGATGACACGCAGGCCTTTTTGAATGCCATTGCGAAGGTGGAAAGCGGGGCGATTGAAATTCCCGCTGGCCGCTACAAAATCACGCAGATCATCGAGATCCGGAAGCCCAACCTGGTACTGCGGGGGGCGGACCCAAAAAATACGGTACTGTTTTGTCCCATCCCGCTGGAGAAAATCAAACCCAACATGGGGATGAACACTGGAGGGCGTCCGACTTCAAACTACTCGTGGTCCGGCGGTTTTCTGTCCTTGCGGGGCGATCCGCGCAGCAAAATGCTGGCGACCGTCACCGCCGAAGCCAGGCGGGGCGACACACTGATTCAGGTTTCCAGCACGGCAGGGTTCACGAATGGCCAATGGGTGATGATCGCCGAGCGGGATACGCCGGACAATTCCCTGGCCACCCACCTGTATTCCAACGATCCCGGCAATCTCAGCAAAATCAAGGGGAACACGCGGGCGGCGCTGGTGACGCGGATCAAAGGAATCAAGGGTGGCGCGCTGCAATTGGAACGACCGCTGCGGGCGGATCTGAAGGCCATCTGGAAACCGGAAGTGCTCAGTTTCATCCCTACCGTTTCCGAGTGTGGCATTGAGAATCTATGTTTTGAGTTTCCGGTAACGGATTATCTGGGGCATTTCACCGAACTGGGGTATAATCCCATCTCTCTGGGCGGCGTCATCAACTGTTGGGTGCGGAACATCCGGATTGTCAACGCGGATAGCGGCCTGTTCATCAGTGGCCGATTTAACACGGTGGATGGCGTGGTCTATGAATCCCATCGCAAGGCGGATCGCGCTGGTTACGTGGGGCATCACGGTATTTATTTGGGCGACGGGGACAATCTGTTCACCCATTTTGATTACCGCCAGAAATTCATCCATGATATCAGTGTCAGTCATGGTGCCGGCAATGTGTGTTCCTGCGGCCAAGGGGTGGACCTTTGTTTTGATCATCACAAACGCGCGCCCTACGAGAATCTGTTTACGGATATTGACGTGGGGGCGGGAACCCGCCCTTGGATGTGCGGTGGCGGGGCCGATTTGGGCAAACACTCCGGGGCTCGTGAGACCTTCTGGAACCTGCGGGCAAAAAAAGCGCTGGTCTATCCGCCGAGTGTGTTTGGCCCGCCTTCGATGAACCTGGTGGGCGTGCAATCGGACCAGCCTTCAGTCACCGATAAAGCCGGGAAGTGGCACGAGAACATCCAGCCGGCTCAGCTTCAGCCGAAGAATTTGTATGAAGCACAACTGGCACGACGGCGGGGAACTCTCAATCCCTGA